The Gemmatimonas phototrophica region CGGCAATGTAGTCTCTTGCCACCGCATCTGCAGCCATCCCCAGCATACCGGCCCGAACCGCACCCGAAGCGCGAATATTTGCTTCCAGAACGATGTCATAGACTTCCCGCTGTTCCGCAGACGCGCTCCCTAGAACAACCGTCCGGGTGATATCCGAGCAGTATCCGTCCGCCACCGCTCCGAAGTCCAGCAGCACCAGATCACCTTTGGCGAGCAGGCGATCGGCGGCGCGCGCATGAGGAAGGGCCGAGCGAGGCCCCGACGCAACAATGGAAGGAAAAGGAAACGCCTCGCTTCCAGTCTCCCGCAGATGCCGCTCCAACCGGCCAGCGACCGCGGTCTCCGTCAAGCCGGGCACCAATTCCTTCAGGGTGTGCTCCAGCGCCGTTTGCGCCATTTGGACCGCTCGCTCAATCGCGGCCACTTCGCCAGGGTCTTTGACCGCTCGCAACGTCTCCACCAACTCAATGGCCGGCCGCCATTGCCAGCGACTGCCCTGCTCCAGCAACCGGGCGAAGTCACGGTGCATCAGGTGTGCGGACTCAAAGCCGATGCGCTCGA contains the following coding sequences:
- a CDS encoding M24 family metallopeptidase translates to MRADAEVPADFRPRRLAALRDAIGRADLDGLLVTALPNIRYLTGFSGSSALLFVTARECVLFTDFRYETQVGDEVGGAATVRIEPTSLWTGLWPAIVGMAGVERIGFESAHLMHRDFARLLEQGSRWQWRPAIELVETLRAVKDPGEVAAIERAVQMAQTALEHTLKELVPGLTETAVAGRLERHLRETGSEAFPFPSIVASGPRSALPHARAADRLLAKGDLVLLDFGAVADGYCSDITRTVVLGSASAEQREVYDIVLEANIRASGAVRAGMLGMAADAVARDYIAACGYGEAFGHSLGHGIGLEVHESPRLARTVDAPLATGMVVTIEPGIYRPDWGGVRIEDDVLITDAGARVLTGFPRQLLEIA